The sequence GGCAGTCAAATCCCAAAGAGGAGAAATGAAAAGGTAACTCGGAACTAAGTCTTTAGTTCTTCATTTCtataatattgtaaaataagTGACATTATATGGTAATAGAAATCAAACAAATGAAGTCAGTTTACAACATGTATACACTCAGTTAAATCAGGTAATATCAAACAATTTATAatacaaataaattttatttaaatagtTCTTTCTTGTGAGTTTTGTTTGTGTACGTAGCCTATTCTTTGCTCATAGCAGGGATAGTGCTATGTCCTATTTGAATCTTTTGCAAATCCTCACACTCAAAAACATTAACAAATTTAAATTAGCTCAGGGATGCAGTgatggcacagtggtgagagcactcacctcccaccaatgtgacccgggttctattcccagatccggcgtcatatgtgggttgagtttgttggttctctgctctgcactgagaggttttctccgagCACtctggtttcccctctcctcaaaaaccagcatttgacttgatttgtgttaatcgttaatttcagtttacaatgtccccaattagtgctcctgAGCGCAAGATCGACTAGACACTTAAGTaaaattcctttcctttcctttcctttcctttctttttataccaaaaataaaaaaatgaccCACAAACATCCCAGcaatattttctggaactcttACACTAGCTTCTGAGGGCCGTAGCTATAATACCAGATTTGTGACTAATTGTAATATTTATAGACCAAGTATAAGTAACAATTATTATGGTGCTTCTACGTTTTCATTTGTATCATTCAAAATCTGGGAATCTGTCCCCTTAGAATTTAAAAAAGCTTTCTTATAACCATTTCTATAAACAatacaaaatataacttttaagtACTCAATCTGTCTCTTAAGTGTAGTCTGCCCATAGCCTcagcttttgtttttattactaaGTACTTTTAATTTGTGCATATTATGATGATGTAACATGTATTATATACCTACTTTGATCATGTTATCATTATAACGTAAAGAAAAAAGGGTGGTGTGAATGACAAGGCATCCTAATTAACTCTTTGATTGTTTGATTTCAGGAGTGTAAGAAGTGTGGACAAAACACTCCCAACGCAACCAAGCGCTGCAAAGGCTGTGGGGAAGAAATTGAAGTTAAGGCTTTTGACTGGGAAGCagtgcagaagaaaaaaaaaacacattccACTCAGCAAAGGAAAATGCTAGAGTACAGGGTATGTCTTTCATGGCagtgtaatattattattgactgTAGATAATCATggtaataatattttatttgcaggttttattcatttatctttgttgttgttttttcttgcttCTCAGTCATGGTTCTTTTTAGCGCTATGTATTTGCGGTTTATTGACCTTGAGCAAGGGGATTATATGTGTTGTATTTCCAATAACATGCTCATTTGTCAGTTGCTGAGGATTTCAAATGCGAACAATGATTTTATTCTCATGAGTATCTTTCAAAGTTCTGCAAGCAGCCTAATGAAAGATGGTAAACATGTTTGCAACCTGTAGAAAATTGTCTTATACTTGTGGTCTCACTTTGAGCAGTACTAGAGAGTAATATGTATGAATGGTGCGAAATGGGCAGATTTAATGTCCCTCTCATGGATCCACCACATCATTAGAACTTGAAGAGATGTGAGACATGATTGAACAAAAGTGGTTTACATTTGTACATTTATATGTGCCATGCAAATTACATAAAGTTAACAAACTAGCAGTCTGGTTGATCCATGACCGAGTTGTCAGAAGATTGGATGTTACCTATTTTACCTCACCAAATGCTTTGCAATGCAAAAATTCTTCGAAATCAGGATTGCAAAGCGGCTTATCATGTGAAATTGAAGATAGACCCATGCCTCTCACCAGCTCAGTCATAGGCCAAAATGATGCTACTTTTGCTAACTTTTGTGTAATTTGTACAACACCTAAATTTTAAGGTAAAATACACTTGCAATAGGTGGAGAGATgtgtgttaacaacaaaaagTATTTCAGTCAATTCAGTCAAGTTGCACTTTAATGTACAttccttttatttcttattttctttaaataccAGACAAGCTATGAAAGAAAACACAACGTTGGATCCCTACCAATACTTCAAATTAAGATCGATTTATTGTTGTTCTAAGCTCCACCAAAACAGTTGATTCTGTAAACTGCATATAGTATACAGCTCATTAAAGCCTGAACACTCTGTTTCTTTCACCAGGCAAATGTTCTCCATGAGCATCATGGTTGGGATGTTATTGTCCTTTGCCTGGCAAAACATAAAAGGGGCTCATCCCTGTACACTTATGGAACACCAGGTGTGGGCCTTAATTTTGTTGGATCCAAAAAGGAGAAGGCTTCAAAGGCTGGTCACCTATGCCTCAATCTTTTTAAGAATTTTGCAAAACGTGAGTAACCTCCAAAGTGATTCCAGTTAATTTATattacagcaaaaaaaatacagGTGCACTTTGTTGTGTTATCTCAGCATCATAGTTTCTAACTTGGCCTAAGATCTGTTCCCTGGAGAGCCACGGATTTCGAATTCTTTGAGGCGATTACCCATCGCTCGCTCTTACTGGGGTTCTCAAGAATTTTTGTCTTCCATTGAAAATTACTCCCAATTTACTGTAGGGAACTTTAATAGGCTTGACAGCTTCTGACAAAAAATGTTGGTATCAGTCATGGGACAGACATGAGCTTTTATGTGCTGCGTGACGTCTGTGTGTAGATCTTTGAATCTCCATGTCTTTTAAGTGGCATCAATTTCACAGAGTATTCAAGCGGTTGCAGTAGAATCTTGTAtgttttttaacaaaaccttttATTCAATCACCATTCCCTTTATCTTCTCAGGTTAATTCTCATGCTGGTAGTCATAATATTGCTCAATCTTCTTCTTGAATCCTTCCTTCCACTATGGCTTTACTGGTACATGCAATTTgacttattaacaattattcctcgagcccgaatgggctattgactcaggggctatgagggcgagaggaataattgttttagtaaaatccaactagttggtcaaaaaaaaatatcgagactaaacatctttcgcaagttaaagctagacgtCAACCCTTtcttaccgccaaaacattacaaatatggcgggcgcttttcgctactagtgggctataacatatagcctactagtaagctcaaccaatcagaacgcagcattgatgatagaccactagttggattttactaaatccTGATATCTAGATTAATCATGGGAACGTTTCACAAACAGTAGTTTGCGGCACAACAACGACTATGAAAAACTTAACtttattttgttctgttttagtaaaaaaattaatgtttgctATTTAATTGTTTTCCACTTCAGAACATAGTGGCGGGAGTGGCGATCAAGAAAAGGCAACTTCAAGGACCATACAGACCTGGTGGACGAGGCTGGTCATTTTAACAGTATGGAAGTGGAATGTGATGCTGATGCTGAAATCAGTGAAACACTTGACGAGGTTGAGTGGGATGATACGTGTGCTGGAGGTAGCAATCATGAGGAATCTCTTAATGTGTTAACAACTGGAGGTGCAGGAAGGGTAGCTGCAGTTGGTTGTGGCAGTGGCAAGAGTGCTTCAGGGGATGGAGTAACGGAGAGTGGTGTTGGTAACGTTGGCAGGGGAAGGAGATCAGTGGGAACTGTATCGCAGAAAGATGTGAATGATAGCATACAAGTCGCTGCAGCAGCAGCACCAAGTGGAGAAGGTACGGTGGGCAAGCATACAGTAAAGAGTGTGCAAGATGGAGATCAACCTAGAGTTATTGCTGAGGGCACTGACATTCAAGTTGTGCAGCTACATCGGGGTCAGCCAGTCGAACAAGTGCAAGAGGGTGCTATTGGCTGTATGACCCGTGTTGATGGTggtaaacaaggtgttactgtgaGTTCGTCTCATCATGCCCTTCCTGGAGATGGAGTAGCATACCTAGTAAATGGACAAATAAAAGCAGTTGGAAAAGTGGACCACGACCGCACAACCTTGCACGGCCGCAAAATAGGAAAAGGTTTTGCTTGTGTCCAGCTGTACTACGTTCAGTCGGAGGACATAGTGGCACCACTTATTTTGGGAGATAGAGATGAAAACTCTTTCCTCAAAACAGGAATGTTCTTTGCTCTGCCCATCTCCAAGCTTTTCACCCTTGGGAAGTTGGTGCCGGGGGAAAAAATTGTCCTCCACAGTTATAGCCAATACCGTCTTAACTCCAGTCAGTAGAAACCCACTAGCATGCCCTTTCACAGATCTCGAAATCTGTTTCACAAACATAATCATTAACTGTTGACCTCAAAAGGATATCTGAAAGTGATACAGAGCCGGGGGATGATGACCAACCTGAAGAAGCGCAAGTTTAGTCTTAAAATGGCTGGAGGAGTTAAGATGGTTAAGATACAATTCGGCGGTAAAAACAAATGAAGtgcaaacttttttttgttaacgtaaaccATCGTTTTATTACCGTTATGATCCTATGATTTCCAGCAGTCAGGTGTAATACCACATCACTCTGGTAATGACCCCATCGTGGCCATGAAGATCGTCAAACACAAAAGGATATCACTAAACTGCTGTGCGCTATGTTGAAGAGAAGTGAAGGCAAGCAGTGCATTTAAGGTTGAAACAAGAACAGCTTTTCATATAGGGAAGGAGGAAATTCTGGACAGGGAATTCAATAcactgtttgttcctgttgttgGAATTATCTTGAAAAGCCTTATTAATTGTGTTACTACCTGGTCCTCGTTTTTGGCCCTCAATTTAGTACTAGGGACCCTCTGAAAAGCAAAAAGGACCTCTGAGAAACCATCACTAAAAATTGGCTCAGATTTTATATGCTTGTATTGCTCTGTTGTCGTTCTTGTTTAGCGTACCTTTCTGCTTCGTTTTGAAAAAATTCGCCACGGTGCGTCTTTTGTTTAACAACAAACGAAACAAATGTTTTGTTTCTGTGACCAGTTGAACTACAACACCCGGGACAAAAATTTCgctcttggttttttttttttgtttttttgcacgGCTAATTTGCTGAAAACGAAAGCCAAATGGACGGATTGAAAGCCACATGAAAAGTGTTGGCGTCCGTTCAGTAATAATTTATACCTTTCGAGCTGTCGTTAGTGTATCACTGTGACTTTGTAATTATAAGTTACTGAGTTTCTGTGATTGAGTTAATTCTTTGGTCAGTTAGTGTTAGGTTTATAGTCTATCTATTCATATATATACGCCCCTATCAGGATGATGTTATTTTTTGATTCATCGATTACTAGTAACAACTTGAAGatttttgtgactactgcgcttgcgcgtagtcactattgcaatcatgtaaggtttccgaatgtaagttagtaacaatagaatatacttcggagccaatcagcacaagaaaaCACAGCTCCTGTGGTCTCTTCGCGAACACTTCGTGTCAACGATGACCTACGGATGGTCCACGATGACAAACGAACATTGGCGTAGGTTTTACTCAGATAGACGGGAGGTTCTGTTTGGAGTCGAACGTGTCCGAGTCAGGGTGTTCgtgtattttacaacatttacctctcacagctttcacattttgtttctaaccgatcagatgaaaggtttcgtgagtatttttcagcttttaggtcggtatgtacgacgaatttctgttgtattccatcGTAATTTCACGAGGCGTGATAACCAACACGTATATGGTTTTCCTTTCATAAATAACCTGTGCGCTTGCAGATACTCCGCAATTTCGTAGTACACAAACCTCATACGAGGAAAACATGCTTAactgagcctcttcggaggataattgagcctcttcggaggaatgTTGAGCACCATTGTGGGATAATGGAGCCTATTCAGAGGAATATTTGGCCCCATTGTGGGGCAATTGAACCTCTTTGGAGGAAAATTGAGCACTTTAGCTCGAaggtaaaaaaaacatgtgcgaATGTTGAGTccctttgcggaataaacaaatctttttcGGTAAACCAACGCCCTGCATTACAAGGAGAAAGTGCTCGTGAAGCTagctgtcaaaatactgcacgtAAATCTTTTAGTGATCGAAAAAGTATCaatgtgaaagctgtggtgaatcatTACGAACattctcatgaaataattattccaagTAATTGTCATATGATAGATCGTAGTTCAAACGAGTGATCAATTACAGTGTACAGACTGACTGCCagaagaatttgtaaacaatcaatAGGTACAAATTACCACCAGGTCACTCCTCTCAAGAACTGCCCCATAACAAATTAACGAtgccttattttaaagttctaaatACATTCCTATCTATATAACagcatatttacaacaattatacttttaataccttttcttcttcagcagtaGTCACGTGCGCCTAAACGGCGCCTATTTTTTGGTTTATGTCCCATAGATCGTTACGCATATAAAAATTTCACAAATTCTAAGTATAATCATTTTCCCTTGTATGTAAACGATAATGATGTGATAACTATCTATTGTTTATGTATCTTTTTGAGTCGTTTTTAATGCGTCCTCAATTAGTGGGCCCACACGGGCCTGCTAGAAGACCCGAAATTGTAGTAAAGTTTATTGAACTGTAACACAACAATACTTTCGTATTTACTGTATGACCACGGCATTAAATCCTCTCTAAGATGGTAAGTGGACGGATGACATTCGACACATATCGGGAACCTAACACACGCGTATGAGAAACGGGGAGCAATTCTTTGTCGTCCCTAATATACGATTTGTTTGGTCAGTTCAACTCATCGAAAACTCTGGTGGATTCCTAgtcgttttgattggctgttcAAGTACAAAATCATCAAACCGGAAAGGATATCAATCTTCCCTTGGTCAATCATTTCGCTCTAAGCATAATgatcccgattttcaaatctttagaaagtaacaatgaaaaacgggcttgatttcgcgtgtttccagtgattcctatataccccgcacaaacacatcacataaagatcccgattttcaaatctttaacaataaaaaacggggttgatttcgcgtgtttccagtgattcctatataccctgcacaaacacatcacaaaaatatcccgattttcaaatctttagaacgtaacaataaaaaacggggttgatttcgtgtgtttccagtgattcctatataccctgcacaaacacatcacaaaaatatcccgattttcaaatctttagaacgtaacaataaaaaacggggttgatttcgtgtgtttccagtgattcctatataccctgcacaaacacatcacaaaaatatcccgattttcaaatctttagaaagtaacaataaaaaacggggTTGATTGCGCGTGTTTCCAGTTATTCCTATATACCCCGCACAAACACATCACTTAGTgatcccgattttcaaatctttagaacACAACAATATaaaacggggttgatttcgcgCGTTTTCCTCGATTTTCAGACAATAAGAGAATAACAACAGAAAAACTGGTTTTATTTCGGCAGTTTCCAAGGATTACTTAATCTTTTTCTAAACGGTGCGctacttttcatttgctttgcaGTGAAGTTGCAGGTCATCTACTATGACAGAGGGTTGAACGTTCTACTTTCATTGACTGCTTCAGTGCATCTTGTGGGAATCCCCATCTTCCTCCGAAATTTCCTTTTCTCCAGATATACAGGGCATGGACAAAGGAAGTTCTACAATATATTTTTGGATTGTCAGCCCATCCCTTTACGCGGTATTTCAAATAACGTTTTGTTCAAGTTGCTCAAAACAAGGTAAGCGCTAACCCTGGGATAAATTCCAGTATATATATGCTGTTGTTTTCCATGTTATTTATCCTGATTTAGCTAAAATCCTGCTTCCAACAACTTGGTTTAGAGTTTTTAACAGACTGAAATGTCTTAAACATCTCGCAATTTAACACCGTCAAGTTTTATGCGATCTTAGCGGGTATCGTCGAATTTCCAGCCCGACTCTTTGACCCCAGGATTAGCATGGACCAAATAATGACAATGCCTGAATTACGATGTCACAATTCTTATGTAGTTTCTCCCATAAGTTGCCGTGTCTACGGCGATGACCACCGATCGAAACAAAATATGATATAACTCAGTTGTTGAACACTTCTTACACTCAACATCAACACACCTTTTTTTAACCATTTTATTGAATAAAGCAcaaaattcaaagacaataatatgtaatatgtttttattgtaattgtatgctttttaattttataatttttaactactgtatatttataatttttactcAGGACCAGCCTGAAAACCACCTGAGGGTGAGGTTGCCTCCTGGTTAAagatatttgttattattattattatgttatattatattattgtaattacaATAAAAGGGGAAAGTGCAAAAGGCACCATGCTAGGCACCCGCTTAACCACATAAAATGCATAAAATCTATCAATAAGTTGCCGGAACATAGTTCCTGGTACACACCAAACTGTTACtcaaaaatgaaattgtttcagGTTATTACTAACAATAAAATGATCAGCTCCCAGCTGGGTAGTCAGCTCAGTTGGTCATTAGAACACTGCACCGGTATCGAAAAGGTCATCGGTTCTACTCATGTACAAGGCTGAATTAATTTCAGGCCTTGTTTCAACTTGTGCTTAAGtagtgttcataactgcgatgatcactcacATCTCCATTTCTtaatccgcagttcacataTATAATTTCCATATATCCACACTCAAAAAGCAAAGAATAAGAAACATCATGTATACTAGTATGATACTTTCAAAACTAGTACCACACTGTAGCAGTACCATAGGACGGTTTGAATCCGAATCATTCCTGAATCGTTTCTTTCTATACTTGGAATTCAAGTTTTCGTTACTTTACTGCTTGACCCTAAAGTGTGTCAGCGCCCTAAAATGCAATATGTACAAGGTTGCCGAAGGTATCATTGTGTAATCCCAGATATTTTTGTACTGCGCATAGAAAACTATCTATGTTGCAAAGTTCGCCAAGGATAATTATGGCGCCCTCTTGACCATGTAAATGAGTGTCAATTAGAACCAGCTTATCATTTCTAAAACCTACGAACAATACTGTCTTCTCATCTACaatgaaaactgcaaaagaaacaCCCTGACTGTTGCAAAGGCCAAGGAGTTGATAGCGAATTGTGGACGGTGGATACGGATCACTGACTCTAACAGGAAGAGGTTGTCCAACTGAGGCCTCCAGTTTGTCACCAGCTACCATGGCTGCTTCTGCGGCAGAAAGATATCTTTGGGGTAAACTACCACGTGAACGGTCGTAAAGAGCATTGCCCACCTTGATGCAACCACACACCAGAGTTACCCAAACTGAGGGAAGCATTGGGGAAGGATAGAGCTCACACTTTACTTTATGGATTCCCTGTGCAATTAATAACGCAATTATACTGCAGGCATTGCTGCCGTTTCTACCTTGGTAGGTTGATTGACTTATATTGTATGGGAACTCCCATATCCAAGTCGTATTATAGTGATTAAAAGCACGCATCGGGACATTCGCGTCACTGATGCTTTCAGAGGAACTGGACTCTTTgctctcatcatcatcatcatcgtcatcatcatcatcatcgtcatcatcatcatcatcaccatcaccatcACAGCTGTCATCAACACTGTCGACATTGTCATCGTCGCTGTGGTCTGTTTCATCGTCACCAGCATAGGTAGGGGGATCAGTGATGTTGGAATTATCACCTCGGATAATTTTCTGAAAGCTACTTGTAGCTTTTTTCACTTGGTCTCTGCAGAAGACCAAGCCTTTCTTCAGAAGGGCTACTTTTCCCTGAAGCAAATCTGGGCGACTCTCCGAGCAAGAGTATTTAAAAACTGTTTGCTCaacctgaaaaaagaaaattaatagctCAGTCGTTAGTCAAGATTGGATGAAGtattaaaaatgaaacaaagaaaacaaagaaaagcacaGCAAATCATACTACGCCTTAAACTGCATCACTCAGAACCTACATGTATGACAAACTATAAGAACTGTCTCTTCCTGTTCCTACATAGTACAATTGCAACTCATCCCCGAATGCTGTAAAATTCCATCACACTTTATAACATGTGTTAAACATCATCTGAATTGCATCACTGCATAAAACCTGTACCTTTCCACCTTCTTCGTTATTTGTAATCAGAACTTCAGTTGTTGGTTGTTTGCGTTCaactaaaaacaaacacacacacatgATCATCAGTTCACATGTTCATACACAttcttctctcttttcctttttgttgtcATGTTATGCTTTCTAAGTACAATGGCATCCTCATGACCATTATTTTTATCTATGCACGCTGGCCAGGGTAATATCTTGTACTGATAATACGAAGCTTTTTAAACTAAGGCTTTTTTGGGGGTGAAGGACGCCAACCAAAAGTGTAAGTTTCGCTTTCATGGGCAATAGTTTCGCCCAATTTTAAGTAAATAGTCTGTAAAAGAGTAATACAAAATGTGGTAGCGTCAAGGCAAGTTAAAAGAGGGAACGCCTCCCTTCTGGTTGCAGTCCGCCACTCGAAAACTTtagtgcttaagctccctattggctATCATAAATTATTCAGAGTAGTAATTACAAGTACAGTTTACAAACTTCATTGATTTCATAACTTGACCAGAATATCAAACTGACCTAGTGACTTAATTTCATATTCCAGGTTAAGGATATCCTTTTGGATTGCTGGGATACGCTGGTCTGTATAAAAACGTAACAGATTGGACATCTCCGTCTTTAATAGGGCTACCTCTTCAGTCCACCTGTCATGGATTTGAAAGGTATCCACTATTTTGCTTTTTCCTCTGACAGGTATTGctgcaacaaacaaaacagttacATTATTTAAACAGTGGTGATGTTTCCACAAAAAGTAGAATTCAAACCCATTGGACAGTTAATTGAAATCTACCAAACCTGTGCACCCTTTTATTTCTCAATACACTGTTATGTTTTTAATGTCCATTTATGTTAATTTCTTGAGAATGATAATGCTTCAGAGAACACTGACTTACCATCACTTTGACCAAAGTCAGGTGGTGGTGGTTCTCCTGCTAACAATGAATCCATCGTCAGTGGTGCTCCACCATTACTTTGAACCAGAGCATTGTAACTGGCGATTATGCTCTTGAGCTGTGATCTTTCTTGCGTATTTTTCTTTCGCAAACGTGTACGTTGCTTTGAAGTGTCTGTGaaaacatttaacaaatagatatGTGCAGGTAATTATGTAAGCAGTGGTACAGTCCGTAAATGTATCGGTCAAGAGGTTTAAATCTAGTCTTGGTTTAAAACATATTACCCCAGTTTCCTTTTTCATATTTCATTGTTTATGA is a genomic window of Acropora muricata isolate sample 2 chromosome 8, ASM3666990v1, whole genome shotgun sequence containing:
- the LOC136926207 gene encoding uncharacterized protein isoform X2, coding for MPFWITALYIITIYYLLAVAVGTLEGQGSQIPKRRNEKECKKCGQNTPNATKRCKGCGEEIEVKAFDWEAVQKKKKTHSTQQRKMLEYRANVLHEHHGWDVIVLCLAKHKRGSSLYTYGTPGVGLNFVGSKKEKASKAGHLCLNLFKNFAKQHSGGSGDQEKATSRTIQTWWTRLVILTVWKWNVMLMLKSVKHLTRLSGMIRVLEVAIMRNLLMC
- the LOC136926207 gene encoding uncharacterized protein isoform X3: MASTSEGAVAVGTLEGQGSQIPKRRNEKECKKCGQNTPNATKRCKGCGEEIEVKAFDWEAVQKKKKTHSTQQRKMLEYRANVLHEHHGWDVIVLCLAKHKRGSSLYTYGTPGVGLNFVGSKKEKASKAGHLCLNLFKNFAKQHSGGSGDQEKATSRTIQTWWTRLVILTVWKWNVMLMLKSVKHLTRLSGMIRVLEVAIMRNLLMC
- the LOC136926207 gene encoding uncharacterized protein isoform X1, which encodes MEVECDADAEISETLDEVEWDDTCAGGSNHEESLNVLTTGGAGRVAAVGCGSGKSASGDGVTESGVGNVGRGRRSVGTVSQKDVNDSIQVAAAAAPSGEGTVGKHTVKSVQDGDQPRVIAEGTDIQVVQLHRGQPVEQVQEGAIGCMTRVDGGKQGVTVSSSHHALPGDGVAYLVNGQIKAVGKVDHDRTTLHGRKIGKGFACVQLYYVQSEDIVAPLILGDRDENSFLKTGMFFALPISKLFTLGKLVPGEKIVLHSYSQYRLNSSQ